CCAAGTTTGCAGACTTATGGGACATCTGCCAAAAAGGTGTTTATTCGCAAAAGATTGTTTCAGAGAAGGTTATCAAATGTGCTCACGTAAGGAGTAATATGTGATTTCTTATCACACTTACAGGCATGTTCGCCACAGGGCCACTTTCTCCTTGTGTGAAGGACTCGTTTATCCAAAGCAGACATAATCCAAAGCAAATACGATGCAGAAAACGTGCCTCAGGCTTGTTTTAAAAGAATTTGTAACAAATGGACTTTTTTGggatataatatattttatccaTTAGGCTTGACCTGCTAAATATGCATTAAATCATCTCATATCAgaaagtaaaacatttaaatgcttAAAGTGAATTATCTATGCATGCATGGAAAACAGAAGGAAAGACAGATGTTTGTTGATTTGACTAAAGTGCATGAATCTGTGATATCTTATCAAATATGCCTTTCATGTCGCGCAGTGAATTTACTGTCTCTGCTCAGCGGTGACATAAGACATTAGAAGTCAACTCACAGAAACAAGGAGCCAAATTGCCTTTGAAAAACTGCTTAGACTGCAGATATGTGATGATAAATATGTTTGACAACTCCAATCATGCCAAAAAGAGGATCATTATGTCACAGAGGAATTTGcatcaaaatcaaaagcatTCACGTAGTAAACTGAGATCTTATCTAATCATTTTGCCTACATTATAATGCAGCCTTCTTTATCTTCAATAATTCAGataatatttaaagaaagataTGCTGGTGTTAGTGGAAAACACCTTGACTGAGCCGAAGCCAGACGTTTTTTCAGCTCAAGCCAATGTGCTTttcatggcatgtctcaaaaatgaaCTAAGACGTCACACAAATTGACATTCATTTATCCACTGATTTTCTTacttaaaagagaaaaacagtccAATTTAAGTTTTAATCAAGGTCATTTCATCATCTcgggaaagtttaaaaaacatttttttacccGCCTGAGGTGCAAATCAAAGACTAATCTGTCATGTCATGTACTTAAATTATACATCTGCTTAGTGACCTCATTAAATTACAGCCTTAATATTCACTAACTTATGAGTTCCATAACAAGTAGTCAAGGCTATTTAATATATATCTTTCTGTGCTATAACTATCCTAAGCATGTGTTTGATCCTTTTAAACTTTagcaaatcggtttgatttctttcaaaaacacgggggaAAAGCAACTTAAAAGATATGGctcagaaatgaccaaaaaaacctaattaatacgtagaaaattacctaaaattaaacacacacgaaaaagacaaaaaagtcctatatttattttatttatttatttatttattttctgtaagatcactttaaatggaaaaaaagaaaaatgacaaatatagttttctggacttttttctttttttttttgataattttctaataatcctcccctcttttttaaaactaatttttaggtaattattgtaatttgtgggacattgtCTGCCAAGTTGGTCAAtgcctttccccccatgttttagaaaaaaataaaaccaattttctcaggttttaaaggggtaaacagcttgtgaaagatgtctgagcGTTACACAAGAGGGTTAATTGGTTAATAAtgggtaaatttaaaaaacaattttgtgcCTACCGGTGTTGTAACCTTCATGCCACTTACTCAGCACCAGTGCATGTGTCACAATCACAgttctgttttttcctgtgtgggTTGACCTTAAAGGGCATTAGCGTCATTTCAACTTCCTTGTAAAGTCAGAGAGAGAAGTTCACGCACTGTAACATAAAGTAATGTTTCAAAATATGGTGCATGAAGCTCGGTGTGATGCTGCCTAGAAAAGACATGTAAGTCCACCTACATGAGAACTGTGTTATAATCTCACACCTCTGCTGTCTAACATAATCAGCTCAGATTACACAATGATAATGTGTCTCGCCTTGTGATATTTcttgtataaatatttttctactACAATTGCTACGTCTACATATATACATGAGCAGCGGTGGAGGTGGCATTCAGATCCTTTGCTCAAGTaaagtcaaactttatttatagagcacatttaaaacaaccgCAGCTGACCACAGTGCTTAACCgtcctaaaatacaaaacagaaagatacagaaacaaacagcaaaagaaacatAGTAGAGAATAAACGCACaacagttttttcttctcttccttatttttaggtaattttcttgttacttttttctgtttggttttggGGTAATCTATTATTTTGTTGCTCTGCAGTctttcagattttaagacaaaCTACACTGACAACAGGATGAGGTGCAGACGGTGAAAAAGGGCGAAGAaactcaggtgaggggaataacgtgatgaggcagaggagcagGCAGAGAGCCGATTGGATGGAAAAcacaagacatgacacatgaggagaaaactgacaaaataaaacaggaaacagactgaccacaatgaatacatgaaacatagaaaaaaacaaacataaaacccTAAAACAAAGCCCAAAAGACAACAGTAAATATACTAAGTAACATTCAAACACTGCATTTGACTATTTTGGGCAATGCCAATTCAATGTCGACTAAAAGCATTTGAAAGTATTTTCGAGTTGTTATTATAAATACTATAACAGCAATTTATTGACTGTAACTGAGAAAAAGCAATCCATCAAGATCaagattatattttaaaaaataccacatGAGCCAAGGCAATATTAATCATAGAAAGTCAAGTCATGTCTGCACTGAACAGcaccacagaaaaacagcaaagtcgCTGTGAATGTGATATGCACGAGATATCAGAGCCAATGGCAATAAATCTGAAGCATAATCTTTTATGATAATACACAGCATCATTTACATCATtattaaaccattaaaaatgtacattgaTGCAAAATGGCAAAGAATCAAATTAGTTGGATGAAACCCTGAGGAAAAAATCAGACTAATGCAATGGATGAGAAGCAATGGGGCAAAAGATGATATTGCTTTcacacagatagatagataaagtGGGATCTGCTTTCTGAAGCAAAGAACAGGAAGACTGCTATAATGCATGATTGTGGAAAAATTGAAACCACTACAATTTTATTCGATTTTCATGTAGTCTCAATTAACTTCTCTTGAGAAAAGGAGATCCTGCACACTGCTCTTGCTCAACATCACAGTCTCCAAGAGTCAAAACAGTCTTGACAAAGGTCCAGAcacatgggcagattatgagacaatgggcccctgggcacagacatgcaaaggGCCCCAAAACCTCTCTTACATatgagcaagacacacagacttgttgttttgaatctctttgtagttgtcagcatctaattttatttctctttgtggtaatttgtTGTGTCCTTGTGGgtattttgtgtatctttgaggtcgttttgtgtctcctaggggtatatttatattttatttggtggttttgtgtctttctgtggtcattttgatgtctttttgaTCTACTTCTGTGTTTGtattggtcattttgtgtctttttgtagttgtcaGCATCTTCTGGCATCTCTTGGGGGTATATTTGTGCCTTTCTTTTGGTCCTTTGGCTTATCCTTGTAAttcttttttatctctttgttgtttctttgcACCTCTGTGAAGTAATTCTGTGTCTCCTTGAGATGTACATGTGccttttgtggttgttgtgttcCTCTTTGCAGTAGTTTTATGTCCTTTTGTATTTCCTTTGCatgtctttattgtcattttgtgtttcttttaaggtcaatttgtgtctttttaagtatatttgtgtcttttttgggtaatttcatgtctctttttgtggccattttgagtcCCTTTCTGAtcaatatttgttaatttgagtgacactTTCCAAGTGAAGGCCAGGGGCCCTTCACACTTTGGGTCCCAGTAGGCCAGTTCAGTAATTCATCCATGTTCAGAGAGACTAAATGTTAGAGGGGAAGGAAAATTGTGCATTTTCATCACAGAGGAAAGACGCACACCCACTCAGGGAGACCTTGTGCTCTTTCAGTTCCCCATGGACTGCGTCTGCCATCATGAAGGGCTGGCATGACCGGGTGTCTTTAAGGACAAGAAGGCCGTGCTGTCCTTCACCACTGGGTCTCATGAGTCTGTGTTCATTGTAAATGGCGTTAATGGAGACATGAACGTCACACTGTGGCCACTGCAGAGTCAAAACACTTGACAAAAGCCCAGAGGGACTGAAACGTAGTATGATCAATACATTTTGATGCTGAGCAAGAGCAGTGTGCGGGCTCTCCTTTTCTAAAAACTCAAGTGATATTTTCTACCTGCATTTGAGATATAAGATGTGCACATAGAAATTACCTTCatcaacacaaaagaaaagaatagcTCTCAAGATGATAGCTACTGAACATATTATGTCCTCTGACAGTCTGGTCTTTAGTGCCACCTGCTGTtgcagtatttaaaaaacagccttaAACTCTACACATTTCACAGTATCCCACACAGATGGAAAAGATTCTCAAGAGAAACATTGCTGTGCTGTAGGATAACACAATAATGCCTGCACAAACAAGCCTACGCAAATAAACACTGCCAAAAACTCTTGAACCACCAGATTGCATAACTTTACCACATGGGAGAAATAAGAGGAAGCCTTCAAATATTGCACACTTTGCTTCTGCTTCACATTGTTTGTTGCATTCCCACAATGAGGACCTCAGGGATTTCTCTTACCTTCTTCAGTGGTAAaagtagctttttaaaaatattgtggttGTGTAAATGGAACTTGAAAATTATGATGAacttatgtttttgtatttttcagctcctgttttctgtcttttctggcTAACAAAGCATGCAGTGGACTCTGCCCAGCTGTCAGCTCCAGATGTGGTAACAGGAGTATACGGAGGATCTGTGACAATCCGTTGTCAGTACAACCAACAGTTCAGAGAATATGAAAAGTACTGGTGCAAAGGACAGATATATGAGTGGTGTAAAGTAGTGGTGAGAACACCCAGGATGAAATATAGTGACCGAAGTTCCATTGAAGATGATAAAGAGGCAGGAGTCTTCACTGTGACTATGACCTCGCTCACGGAAAGTGATAAGGATATGTACTGGTGTGTCATCTCAAGACAGGGAAGGAACGTCTACACTGGCGTCAGGCTCCGACTCTCACACGCAGGTATACTTCAGCTCAGACACTTCATCAAATGTACCGCAATGTTTTTAGTAACTCAGAAAGACAGGTGCTCCTATAATTGAGTCAAACTTGTAGGTTAAACTCAACTGAAGTTGACAAAAAtcttatatttaatataatataaataggCCCTTAAAGTACAGCTGgttacttttataaaaaaataactgtctgtcatatttgctgaaaccgtcactatatcctgacagtaATGCATGAGAGAGATCATCCAGGAAAAATTACATTACTTCGCCTCCTTGCAGTGCTTCTTGGAGCATTTGCTAGAATCACCCCGGCtgaacgaaaaaaaaacaatcagagacAAGGAGTCTCTTGCCACTTTTACACGCTGTAGGGCTGAAGCAGAGTCCCCCTTTTATACCgcccctgcatttttacacagaaccaaacgacGACAGCATCACTctactccagtgtgtgattatacactgcatcgtGGCATTCTGCAATCAAAAGAGGCACAACAAGCGTCCGCCTTTAGCGAGACAAACAATATGTGCATTGGCAGCGCTTTCTTAACAATAACAAACGCATAACATGCCAATGACAATGTttgctttctctgtttctctttcggCTGATCTCGGAAGGTAAGTCGCTCCCAAATCTCaatgttttcccagtttgcagacatttactgCAGAtgttcttctttgaattagctgctttttaaatctcccgcagTGGATCGCACATGTAAATGTCCCATGTTTACACCTTTCCAGCTTTTTCGTTACGGCACTGTAACTACCTCTGTTTCCGGTTCAGAGGTGAGACCACTCCGCCCCCCTTTTCCGCGATTGGATGTGATATTTCCGCCTAGAGCAGTCTGTGTAAATGTGGCTTCTAACATATCTGTCAATCATTACAATCACCGCTtctgaactgcagtcaaactgtcaaactaggcagcgctgatcaaatatgtaTCAAGAATCTGTTAATGCATTGCATATTTCTCGCCTAAAacgttttcagaaacatatttcagctgtaaaatgagaacgttTGGTCCTGCAGGTGCTTGGCTTTGGCTCAGCTATTTTCAAACtatctcattttacagctaaacagtacactaaaatatttctCTGGGAACATTTGAAAATAGAAATAGGCCATGCAGAAACAGaatctttattcatatttaatcagtGCTGCCTATTTTTACCGTTTGACCTTTGTTCACGAGCATTGATTAACCttacagctgcattagagattcctcggctctgattggttgttttcagtcAGCCGTGGTGTATTCTTGCAAATGGCATTAGAGCCAGTTAGAGGGACATGATTTTGATTTGTTCACGCACCACTGTCTGTATATCAACAGTTTCAAACTTGACAAAATAggtccctttttttccctgttggGATGTTTTGCAGCAGACAGAAAGTAAACATGGACCCAAGCTGCTGCCTCGCATTGCAACACCCATAGTAACAGTTTCACCCATATGACAAAAacctttgggtttttttaagttaccaactgtagttTTAGATTGATACAGAGTTGATACAAAGACACGAATAACCCGTTTGTGGTCCGGTTTTTGGAATATCCCACTGGTGCATTTTAGCgtgtaaacaccatattctgTTTATGAGAAACCTGAATATGCTTGGTAGAATAATCTGAAAGAAACTGGGGTGTATACTGGAAATATGAATAACCACAATATCTCTGTGCTATATGGACATCATATACCTAAAAATGATCATCACCAAACTAATCCTCATGAACAGGTTTTATTTATGTCTATATAATTGCACTCATTGTTAACAAGAAGGCTTTttgtaaacttaaaaaaataataataataacatatatgAATTATTTCACTCATTATATTTCTAGGCAGGGTgtaaaaccctttgaaacattatttaGGCCAGAATGCCAATATATTCTAATAAAGTCTCACACAAAAGAAAGTCTTATTACTGTAGGACTGAGGGtataacattttacacaaaacacTAAACTATTTTAtgactaattaattaattaattaattaattgattaatttcaTGTTCTCGTGAGGTAAGGGTGAGATGGCAGGCCAACACATCATATTTAGTTAAGGAGTATTGGGGCAATATAATGGTTCGTtgtgtataaatgtaatttctaggagacagggttaATCGGTCAGTAAATGTCATTTGTTGAC
The DNA window shown above is from Plectropomus leopardus isolate mb chromosome 8, YSFRI_Pleo_2.0, whole genome shotgun sequence and carries:
- the LOC121946632 gene encoding CMRF35-like molecule 1 isoform X1, producing MELENYDELMFLYFSAPVFCLFWLTKHAVDSAQLSAPDVVTGVYGGSVTIRCQYNQQFREYEKYWCKGQIYEWCKVVVRTPRMKYSDRSSIEDDKEAGVFTVTMTSLTESDKDMYWCVISRQGRNVYTGVRLRLSHAVMTTTATTTANILEQDGISWWATLRWILFIFMLFCLVSTHVIVWRINATRKIQLQQEFQHQNSNIYN
- the LOC121946632 gene encoding CMRF35-like molecule 1 isoform X2 translates to MRTSGISLTFFSAPVFCLFWLTKHAVDSAQLSAPDVVTGVYGGSVTIRCQYNQQFREYEKYWCKGQIYEWCKVVVRTPRMKYSDRSSIEDDKEAGVFTVTMTSLTESDKDMYWCVISRQGRNVYTGVRLRLSHAVMTTTATTTANILEQDGISWWATLRWILFIFMLFCLVSTHVIVWRINATRKIQLQQEFQHQNSNIYN